A DNA window from Jaculus jaculus isolate mJacJac1 chromosome 1, mJacJac1.mat.Y.cur, whole genome shotgun sequence contains the following coding sequences:
- the Dmrta1 gene encoding doublesex- and mab-3-related transcription factor A1 — MEPSQSGRLEHSDISPPRRSAMRVPSGLPIPPAFLRPPGLLLRAAVPGSAGCAAGPGLERAVGAGSCGYPRTPKCARCRNHGVVSALKGHKRFCRWRDCACAKCSLIAERQRVMAAQVALRRQQAQEETEARGGLPRVIFPGPSAPVPGHPVQATADTPHSLRALRPSRCLATPTVEVFVPEEKQGHEEGKCDSYQKGQEESVLKSYEPFLGSSPKHDGVTGKQGITSCILEHANQHNSTLSSYVGEQSGEDSPRSFSSSDLESGNESEWTKDFVATRAGLPTVASRPRDPLGILTKIFPTYRRSRLEVILQFCKGDVVQAIEQILNGKEHHPVTRDLANSDLENATFQRSTNFSFAGIGFGTLGNKSAFSPLQSTQASSGGDLRLCSFSPRIPFSPIRLAYSVPGRALSGLMSPYITPGLVPTLPFQPALDYAFSGIIRDSSYLPSKNSLSGGRMYFRHNQENL; from the exons ATGGAGCCGTCCCAGAGTGGCCGCCTAGAGCACAGCGACATCAGCCCACCGCGGAGGTCCGCGATGAGGGTCCCCTCGGGGCTGCCCATCCCTCCGGCGTTCTTGCGGCCGCCGGGCCTCTTACTGCGAGCCGCGGTCCCGGGGAGCGCGGGCTGCGCGGCCGGCCCGGGGCTGGAGAGGGCGGTGGGCGCGGGGTCTTGCGGCTACCCTCGGACACCCAAGTGTGCGCGCTGCCGCAACCACGGAGTGGTGTCGGCGCTCAAGGGCCACAAGCGCTTCTGCCGATGGCGGGACTGCGCCTGTGCCAAGTGCTCCCTGATCGCCGAGCGCCAGCGCGTCATGGCCGCGCAGGTGGCGCTGCGCCGGCAGCAGGCGCAGGAGGAGACCGAGGCGCGCGGCGGGCTGCCGCGGGTGATCTTCCCAGGACCCTCGGCTCCAGTTCCGGGGCACCCCGTCCAGGCCACCGCCGACACACCCCACTCCCTGCGCGCCTTGAGGCCGTCTAGGTGTCTAGCGACCCCCACTGTCGAGGTTTTCGTGCCAGAGGAAAAACAGG GACATGAAGAGGGTAAATGTGACTCATACCAGAAAGGACAAGAAGAATCAGTCCTAAAGTCCTACGAGCCTTTCTTAGGATCATCTCCTAAACACGATGGTGTCACTGGGAAGCAAGGTATCACGTCATGTATTTTAGAACATGCCAACCAGCACAACAGTACCCTGTCTTCGTATGTCGGTGAGCAATCAGGAGAAGACAGTCCCAGGTCCTTCTCGTCCTCTGATCTGGAATCAGGAAATGAAAGCGAGTGGACCAAAGACTTTGTTGCTACCAGAGCTGGCCTTCCCACAGTGGCCTCCAGGCCAAGGGATCCTCTTGGTATTCTCACCAAGATTTTCCCAACTTACAGGCGCAGCCGGCTAGAAGTTATCTTACAGTTCTGTAAGGGAGATGTGGTCCAAGCCATCGAACAAATCTTAAATGGGAAAGAACACCATCCAGTCACCAGGGACCTAGCAAACTCAGACTTGGAAAATGCAACCTTTCAGAGATCTACAAATTTTAGTTTTGCTGGAATAGGTTTTGGGACTCTAGGTAATAAATCTGCCTTCTCTCCTCTGCAGAGCACACAGGCTTCTTCTGGTGGTGACTTACGTCTCTGCAGCTTCAGCCCGAGAATACCTTTTAGTCCAATACGTCTGGCATATTCTGTGCCAGGAAGAGCACTATCTGGGTTGATGTCCCCCTATATAACTCCTGGGTTGGTTCCAACACTGCCTTTCCAGCCAGCTTTGGATTATGCTTTTTCAGGGATAATTAGGGATTCTTCTTACCTTCCCAGTAAAAATTCATTAAGTGGTGGGAGAATGTATTTTAGACACAATCAGGAAAATTTGTAA